A section of the Luteolibacter flavescens genome encodes:
- a CDS encoding proprotein convertase P-domain-containing protein gives MKNFASPLVAACLASPALAGDVLPPKTNSSIPIDEALLTQRPYSQNGVVLAGALRGSGFVAEHPNLFITAAHVLYSDEGKWASPPIWAGGVNSLSEPQTGTITSRGYFRWAAYSKQAAASGGDSVNAFKQDVALAWAFTPFTAEQPALLDFKGTANLRSGISSMITGYPALIDYTEAPGNYLLHSTLEETTRYKAHGNYLTATHISTGPGNSGGPVWVRDADSGWKVGGVLVSGRPSENGIYGFSSQMKTLLKAADPVLATTLGELKPPSKIGTTSRIAILSKPKTIPDGRQKWTRVPLNVGSFPAGSAISKVKLNLTITTDHIGDLVVQLVGPNGTSATLHDSEGAGGHDLVINDMDLSAAFRGTASAEGIPAKWFLQVQDRLTGDIAVVTRFQLEVGID, from the coding sequence ATGAAGAATTTTGCCTCCCCGCTTGTCGCCGCTTGCTTGGCATCCCCCGCCCTTGCCGGTGACGTGCTCCCACCGAAGACGAACTCGTCCATCCCCATCGACGAGGCCCTCCTGACCCAGCGCCCGTATTCGCAGAATGGCGTGGTTCTCGCCGGAGCCCTCCGCGGCAGCGGCTTCGTCGCCGAGCACCCGAATCTTTTCATCACCGCGGCTCACGTGCTCTACAGCGACGAGGGCAAGTGGGCCAGCCCGCCGATCTGGGCCGGCGGAGTGAATTCCCTCAGCGAGCCGCAGACAGGCACCATCACCTCCCGCGGCTATTTCCGCTGGGCGGCCTACTCGAAGCAAGCGGCGGCATCGGGCGGAGACTCGGTGAATGCCTTCAAGCAGGACGTCGCCCTCGCCTGGGCCTTCACCCCCTTCACTGCGGAACAGCCCGCGCTCCTCGACTTCAAGGGCACCGCGAACCTGCGCTCCGGCATCTCCTCCATGATCACCGGCTATCCGGCGCTGATCGACTACACCGAGGCTCCGGGCAATTACCTCCTGCACTCCACGCTGGAGGAGACCACGCGCTACAAGGCCCACGGGAACTATCTCACCGCCACGCACATCTCGACCGGCCCCGGCAACAGCGGTGGCCCCGTGTGGGTGCGCGACGCGGACAGCGGCTGGAAGGTAGGCGGGGTGCTCGTGTCCGGGCGTCCTTCCGAGAATGGCATCTATGGCTTCTCGTCCCAGATGAAGACGCTTTTGAAAGCTGCCGACCCGGTGCTCGCCACCACGCTCGGTGAGCTGAAGCCGCCGTCCAAGATCGGCACGACCAGCCGCATCGCGATCCTCTCCAAGCCGAAGACCATTCCCGACGGTCGCCAGAAGTGGACCCGCGTCCCGCTCAATGTCGGCTCCTTCCCGGCGGGCTCCGCCATCAGCAAGGTGAAGCTGAACCTGACCATCACCACCGACCACATCGGCGATCTGGTCGTGCAGCTCGTCGGCCCGAATGGAACGTCGGCCACGCTTCATGACAGCGAGGGCGCAGGGGGCCACGATCTCGTCATCAATGACATGGATCTCAGCGCGGCATTCCGCGGCACTGCTTCCGCCGAGGGCATCCCTGCCAAGTGGTTTCTCCAGGTGCAAGACCGCCTGACCGGGGACATCGCCGTGGTCACGCGCTTCCAGCTTGAGGTGGGCATCGACTGA
- the rbfA gene encoding 30S ribosome-binding factor RbfA, whose protein sequence is MSHRIDRVNELLKREIGTVVQKDYEWNGALVTVNAVETTQDIKEAKVWVGVLGGRVDSVLEKLNRDHGSIQKKISKRVVLKSMPVITFRHDASAERGVEIVNLLDEVAKLPTAKDSDEEN, encoded by the coding sequence ATGAGTCACCGCATCGACCGGGTCAATGAACTGCTGAAGCGCGAGATCGGCACCGTGGTCCAGAAGGACTACGAGTGGAATGGCGCGCTGGTCACCGTGAATGCGGTGGAGACGACCCAGGACATCAAGGAAGCCAAGGTCTGGGTCGGCGTGCTCGGCGGCCGGGTGGACAGCGTGCTCGAAAAGCTCAACCGCGACCACGGCTCCATCCAGAAGAAGATCTCGAAGCGCGTGGTCCTGAAGTCCATGCCCGTGATCACCTTCCGCCATGACGCCTCCGCGGAGCGCGGCGTGGAGATCGTAAACCTCCTCGACGAGGTCGCGAAGCTGCCGACGGCAAAGGACAGCGACGAGGAAAACTGA
- the infB gene encoding translation initiation factor IF-2, whose protein sequence is MAPKDKDSTPPKKKVLDLIEEPKAQSRRERQRAAQTAAETPPPPSALEKAKAAALDLFDEGGKKKRSGIRKTEQSGKAVLPTISKLLEEEKPAPAPVAPAPPPPPAESVSPVVVEAPAEEEPADSGNVISIKPPIIVSELANRMGLKPFVLLADLIKLQVFVAPHQAIEPEIAARVCELHGFVFEREKREKGGGVHKVEEVVVEPAAPKDEPKDLLQLRPPIITIMGHVDHGKTSLLDYIRKSTITKGEAGGITQHVAAYKVEHEGKPITFIDTPGHAIFSDMRARGADITDIVVLVVAANDGIMPQTEEAIAHAKKADKTIIVAINKCDLPTANTMRVKSQLAEKGLQTVDYGGDVEFVEISALTGAGVPDLLELLALQAEVLELKANPRGNARAAIIEARVQPGRGATASVIVETGTLKVGKPFICGPFAGKVKSLINDRGEQVKEAKPGTPVEVIGFEEMPNVGDSLVEMDNIRAAQKLADERQLDRRNDRLQLTRKSRMEDLFSNVIEGTGKAVLKVVLKCDVQGSVEAIKKAIGDIKSDKVTAQIIVAGAGPITAADVQMASSADAVVLGFNTKVEANAVKVVKSEGVQVKLYSIVYELIDQVREAMLGMLEPLTRENIIGHAEVRMIFKLSKSKGRAAGSYVTDGKIHRKAHARVIRGGVPVFDGKMSTLRRFQDEVEEVKSGMECGIRLGEFNEYQEADVIECYTLEKIAQTL, encoded by the coding sequence ATGGCCCCGAAAGACAAGGACAGCACGCCTCCCAAAAAGAAGGTTCTCGATCTGATCGAGGAACCGAAGGCCCAGTCGCGCCGCGAGCGCCAGCGGGCCGCCCAAACTGCCGCGGAGACGCCGCCGCCGCCAAGCGCCCTTGAAAAGGCCAAGGCTGCGGCCCTCGATCTTTTCGACGAAGGCGGGAAGAAGAAGCGCTCCGGCATCCGCAAGACCGAGCAATCGGGCAAGGCCGTGCTGCCGACGATTTCCAAGCTGCTCGAGGAAGAGAAGCCCGCTCCTGCCCCCGTGGCACCGGCTCCCCCTCCGCCACCGGCCGAGTCCGTCTCCCCCGTCGTGGTGGAGGCCCCTGCCGAGGAAGAGCCCGCCGACAGCGGCAATGTCATCAGCATCAAGCCGCCGATCATCGTCAGCGAACTGGCGAACCGCATGGGCCTGAAGCCCTTCGTGCTGCTGGCCGACCTGATCAAGCTGCAGGTTTTCGTCGCACCGCACCAGGCCATCGAGCCCGAGATCGCGGCCCGCGTCTGTGAACTCCACGGCTTCGTCTTCGAGCGCGAGAAGCGCGAAAAGGGCGGCGGCGTCCACAAGGTCGAGGAAGTCGTCGTCGAGCCCGCAGCTCCGAAGGACGAGCCGAAGGACCTGCTGCAACTGCGCCCGCCGATCATCACGATCATGGGCCACGTCGACCACGGGAAGACCTCCCTGCTCGACTACATCCGCAAGTCCACCATCACCAAGGGCGAGGCCGGCGGCATCACCCAGCACGTGGCCGCCTACAAGGTGGAGCACGAGGGCAAGCCGATCACCTTCATCGACACCCCGGGTCACGCCATCTTCTCCGACATGCGCGCCCGCGGCGCGGACATCACGGACATCGTGGTGCTCGTCGTGGCTGCCAATGACGGCATCATGCCGCAGACGGAAGAGGCCATCGCCCACGCGAAGAAGGCCGACAAGACCATCATCGTCGCGATCAACAAGTGCGACCTGCCAACCGCGAACACCATGCGCGTGAAGTCGCAGCTCGCGGAAAAGGGCCTGCAGACTGTGGACTACGGCGGCGACGTCGAGTTCGTGGAAATCTCCGCCCTCACGGGTGCCGGTGTTCCTGACTTGCTCGAGCTCCTCGCCCTTCAGGCCGAAGTGCTCGAACTGAAGGCGAACCCGCGCGGCAATGCCCGCGCCGCCATCATCGAAGCCCGCGTCCAGCCCGGCCGTGGTGCCACCGCCTCGGTCATCGTCGAGACCGGCACGCTCAAGGTCGGCAAGCCCTTCATCTGCGGCCCCTTCGCGGGCAAGGTGAAGTCGCTCATCAACGACCGCGGCGAGCAGGTGAAGGAAGCCAAGCCCGGCACGCCTGTCGAAGTCATCGGCTTCGAGGAAATGCCGAACGTGGGCGACAGCCTGGTCGAGATGGACAACATCCGCGCCGCGCAGAAGCTGGCCGATGAACGCCAGCTCGACCGCCGCAACGACCGCCTCCAGCTGACCCGGAAGAGCCGCATGGAGGATCTCTTCTCCAACGTCATCGAAGGCACCGGCAAGGCCGTCCTCAAGGTCGTGCTCAAGTGCGACGTGCAGGGCTCCGTGGAAGCGATCAAGAAGGCCATCGGCGACATCAAGTCCGACAAGGTCACCGCGCAGATCATCGTCGCAGGCGCCGGCCCGATCACGGCCGCCGACGTCCAGATGGCCAGTTCCGCCGATGCGGTGGTGCTGGGCTTCAATACCAAGGTCGAGGCCAATGCCGTGAAGGTGGTCAAGTCCGAGGGCGTCCAGGTGAAGCTCTACTCGATCGTTTACGAACTCATCGACCAGGTCCGCGAGGCGATGCTCGGCATGCTCGAGCCGCTCACCCGCGAGAACATCATCGGCCACGCCGAGGTTCGCATGATCTTCAAGCTCTCCAAGTCGAAGGGCCGCGCCGCCGGTTCCTACGTCACGGACGGCAAGATCCACCGAAAGGCCCACGCCCGCGTCATCCGCGGCGGCGTGCCGGTCTTCGACGGCAAGATGTCCACCCTCCGCCGCTTCCAGGACGAAGTGGAAGAGGTCAAGTCGGGCATGGAATGCGGTATCCGCCTCGGCGAATTCAACGAATACCAGGAAGCCGACGTCATCGAGTGCTACACGCTCGAGAAGATCGCGCAGACGCTGTGA
- the nusA gene encoding transcription termination factor NusA has translation MTNDIVALIDYYEKEKGIDRDKVVAALEYAFISAYRKMVPGADAIETLRADVNTKKGETRIFAVLTAVADEDYQDKFNEVPMGTALKKKPDAQPGDLLEFNVTPKDFGRIAVQTAKQTMMQRLRQAEKEMIYEEFKDRAGDIVSGTVRRFDRSDVLVDLGKFEGVMPSRERVQTEEYNIGDRIRAYVVAVENEGRGPEIILSRSHPNFVRRLFEAEVNEISDRTVEIRGIAREAGYRTKVAVFSTDEKVDPVGACVGLRGARVKNIVRELNNEKVDIIRWSDDPEEFVREALKPAVLRTITVDKENRVVHVTVEEEDLSKAIGRRGQNARLSSRLMGWDVQVRKDESKLEQFEKKIAGAAHSMAEQLGLDDDLAAKLFRAGGMSADIVAEMPVDYIAANLEISEERAQDILDRAKEHSTSA, from the coding sequence ATGACCAACGACATCGTCGCCCTCATCGACTACTACGAGAAAGAAAAAGGCATCGACCGCGACAAGGTCGTTGCAGCACTCGAGTACGCCTTCATTTCCGCCTACCGCAAGATGGTCCCCGGGGCCGATGCCATCGAGACCTTGCGCGCCGACGTGAATACCAAGAAGGGCGAGACCCGCATCTTCGCCGTGCTGACGGCCGTCGCCGACGAGGACTACCAGGACAAGTTCAATGAGGTCCCGATGGGCACCGCGCTGAAGAAGAAGCCGGACGCCCAGCCGGGTGACCTGCTTGAGTTCAACGTCACGCCGAAGGACTTCGGCCGCATCGCCGTGCAGACCGCGAAGCAGACGATGATGCAGCGCCTCCGCCAGGCGGAGAAGGAGATGATTTACGAGGAGTTCAAGGACCGCGCGGGCGACATTGTCTCCGGCACCGTCCGCCGCTTCGACCGCAGCGACGTGCTCGTGGACCTCGGCAAGTTCGAGGGCGTCATGCCGTCCCGCGAGCGCGTGCAGACCGAGGAATACAACATCGGCGACCGCATCCGCGCCTACGTCGTGGCCGTGGAAAACGAAGGCCGCGGCCCGGAGATCATCCTCTCCCGCAGCCATCCGAATTTCGTCCGCCGCCTCTTTGAAGCCGAGGTGAACGAGATCTCCGACCGCACCGTGGAAATCCGCGGCATCGCCCGCGAGGCCGGCTACCGCACGAAGGTGGCCGTCTTCAGCACCGACGAGAAGGTGGACCCCGTGGGTGCCTGCGTCGGCCTGCGTGGCGCACGCGTGAAGAACATCGTCCGCGAGCTCAACAACGAGAAGGTGGACATCATCCGCTGGAGCGATGATCCGGAGGAATTCGTCCGCGAGGCCCTCAAGCCCGCCGTTCTCCGCACCATCACCGTGGACAAGGAAAACCGCGTCGTCCACGTCACGGTGGAAGAGGAAGACCTCAGCAAGGCGATCGGCCGCCGCGGCCAGAATGCCCGCCTCTCCTCCCGCCTCATGGGCTGGGACGTGCAGGTCCGCAAGGACGAGAGCAAGCTGGAGCAATTCGAAAAGAAGATCGCCGGTGCCGCTCACTCGATGGCCGAGCAACTCGGCCTCGACGACGACCTCGCCGCCAAGCTCTTCCGCGCCGGCGGCATGTCCGCCGACATCGTCGCGGAGATGCCGGTGGACTACATCGCAGCAAATCTCGAGATCTCCGAGGAACGCGCCCAGGACATCCTGGACCGTGCCAAGGAGCACTCCACGTCGGCCTGA
- a CDS encoding DUF1080 domain-containing protein: MNRRGWLHLTLASLPVACRRAPEAQAIHEEEIPWQPLEGHWQHVMGGPLSTPEPGTLRLQWGESLSATKWTGPPVTPPFEMELEARRIDGSDFFCGITFPSRESGECLTWIVGGWGGSLVGLSSIDDKDAAENETAHHRTFEKERWYRLRLKCTADRIETWVDGERVIDFAPPGRKLSLRPGPIDQCAPFGLATWQTTGEFRAPRWRPLQP, from the coding sequence ATGAACCGCCGCGGATGGCTCCACCTCACCCTGGCCTCCCTGCCCGTCGCCTGCCGACGGGCACCGGAGGCGCAGGCGATCCACGAGGAGGAAATCCCGTGGCAACCGCTCGAAGGCCATTGGCAGCACGTGATGGGAGGCCCGCTTTCCACCCCGGAACCCGGCACGCTACGGCTCCAGTGGGGCGAGAGCCTGAGCGCCACGAAGTGGACCGGGCCACCGGTCACACCGCCCTTCGAAATGGAGTTGGAGGCCCGCCGGATCGACGGCTCGGACTTCTTCTGCGGCATCACCTTCCCTTCCCGGGAGAGCGGCGAGTGCCTCACGTGGATCGTCGGGGGGTGGGGCGGCAGCCTCGTCGGACTCTCGTCCATCGATGACAAGGACGCGGCCGAAAATGAAACGGCGCATCACCGGACATTCGAGAAGGAGCGCTGGTACCGCCTGCGGCTGAAATGCACTGCGGATCGCATCGAAACATGGGTCGATGGAGAGCGCGTGATTGACTTTGCGCCCCCCGGCCGGAAGCTCTCGCTGCGGCCCGGGCCGATCGATCAATGCGCGCCATTCGGGCTCGCCACTTGGCAGACCACCGGAGAGTTCCGGGCACCACGCTGGAGGCCTCTTCAGCCGTGA